A single region of the Thermotoga profunda AZM34c06 genome encodes:
- the gcvPB gene encoding aminomethyl-transferring glycine dehydrogenase subunit GcvPB — protein MTVFEKSTTGRMGFRLPKSDVKEREYDFPTHLTRQKPLNLPELSEPDVVRHYTELAGKNYSVDKGFYPLGSCTMKYNPKVNEYTASLEGFTEIHPYQPWEFTQGSLKLMFELKEALCEITGMDDMTLQPAAGAHGELTGMLIARAYHLSRNDTKRHIALVPDSAHGTNPASAAMAGFDVIELKSTEDGLVDLEELKRYLNEEVAVLMLTNPNTLGLFEKDIIKIAQMVHDVGALLYYDGANLNAIMGRVRPGDTGFDIVHLNLHKTFSAPHGMGGPGSGPVGVKKFLAEFLPIPVIRKENETYYPDFNLPKSIGRTRSFYGNFSVLVKAYTYILIMGKDGLTHASRMAVLNANYLRALISRFLKIASPRVCMHEFVVDGSDFVKQTNVKILDVAKRLLDYGVHAPTVYFPLIVHEDMMIEPTETESKDTLDRFAKILEAIIEESKTNPELVKNAPYKTPVRRLDDVTATKKPIYRWKK, from the coding sequence ATGACAGTATTTGAAAAATCAACAACGGGTAGAATGGGCTTTAGATTACCCAAATCAGATGTCAAAGAAAGAGAATATGATTTTCCAACTCATTTGACAAGACAAAAGCCATTGAATCTCCCAGAACTCTCTGAACCAGATGTGGTCAGGCATTATACAGAATTAGCAGGTAAGAACTATTCAGTCGATAAGGGATTTTATCCACTCGGTTCGTGTACCATGAAATACAACCCAAAAGTAAATGAATATACAGCGTCCTTGGAAGGTTTTACAGAAATACATCCCTATCAACCATGGGAATTCACACAAGGATCTCTCAAACTGATGTTTGAGCTCAAGGAAGCCCTGTGTGAAATCACAGGGATGGATGATATGACACTTCAACCAGCTGCTGGTGCTCACGGAGAGCTCACAGGTATGTTGATCGCAAGGGCATATCACCTGTCCAGAAATGATACAAAAAGACACATAGCACTCGTTCCCGATTCGGCTCACGGAACAAACCCTGCTTCAGCGGCAATGGCAGGATTTGATGTGATAGAACTCAAATCAACTGAAGATGGTTTGGTTGATCTTGAAGAACTGAAAAGATATTTGAACGAAGAAGTAGCCGTTTTGATGTTGACAAATCCCAATACGTTGGGTTTATTTGAAAAAGACATCATAAAAATCGCACAGATGGTTCACGATGTTGGAGCATTGCTCTACTATGATGGTGCAAATCTCAACGCCATAATGGGTAGAGTGAGACCTGGCGATACCGGTTTTGATATAGTGCATCTGAATCTCCACAAAACCTTTTCTGCGCCGCATGGAATGGGTGGCCCTGGTAGTGGACCCGTTGGAGTTAAAAAGTTCTTAGCAGAGTTTTTGCCAATACCTGTTATTCGAAAAGAAAATGAGACCTACTATCCAGATTTCAATTTGCCCAAGAGCATAGGAAGAACAAGGAGTTTCTATGGAAACTTCTCTGTACTGGTCAAGGCATACACCTATATACTAATAATGGGCAAAGACGGACTTACTCACGCTTCTCGAATGGCTGTTTTAAACGCAAATTATCTGAGGGCACTGATCTCAAGATTTCTAAAAATTGCCTCCCCAAGAGTTTGTATGCACGAATTTGTTGTCGATGGTAGCGATTTTGTCAAGCAAACAAATGTGAAGATCTTGGATGTTGCAAAAAGATTACTCGACTATGGTGTTCACGCACCAACTGTTTATTTTCCACTAATAGTTCACGAGGACATGATGATAGAACCGACTGAAACAGAGAGTAAAGATACCCTGGATAGGTTTGCAAAAATTTTAGAGGCGATAATCGAAGAGTCAAAAACAAACCCAGAACTTGTAAAGAATGCTCCATATAAAACTCCTGTAAGAAGACTCGACGATGTCACAGCAACCAAGAAACCTATCTACAGATGGAAAAAATAA
- the gcvPA gene encoding aminomethyl-transferring glycine dehydrogenase subunit GcvPA: MHPYIPHTDEEIKQMLHTIGVQHLDDLYKDVPVTIKDLRIPEGLDEFTVVSLLKSLADKNKVIEKSKIFMGAGIYAHYIPQVVKALASRPEFVTAYTPYQAEVSQGTLQALFEYQTMICELTGMEVANSSMYDGASALAEAILMAHRINGKHKILMSKAVHPEYVQTSHTYASAQKLSFKQIPLDNFGRTDLQILKESIDENTCAVVIQYPNFFGVIEDLKAIKENIKDAVFIVVVEPFALSVLESPATFGADIVVGDGQPLGIPMNYGGPTVGFLATLEKHVRKMPGRLIGETKDIEGNTGYVMILQTREQHIRREKATSNICTNHALMAVTNAIFMSTMGPDGLREVAKRSYSNAHYLADRMKEKGFNLLFDGPFFNEFAVRFTRDYDSKWRKIFERGVLGPLPLGWYFEEYRDCGLACATEVNTKQSIDEFVELLGCDEL, encoded by the coding sequence ATGCACCCTTATATTCCTCATACAGATGAAGAAATTAAACAGATGTTACACACAATAGGTGTGCAACATCTCGATGATTTGTACAAAGATGTCCCAGTAACCATAAAAGATCTAAGGATTCCAGAAGGGCTCGACGAATTCACTGTTGTTTCTTTGTTGAAATCTCTCGCAGATAAAAACAAAGTCATAGAAAAATCAAAAATATTCATGGGCGCAGGCATATATGCTCATTACATTCCCCAGGTTGTGAAAGCTTTGGCTTCAAGACCTGAATTTGTAACCGCATATACACCTTACCAAGCAGAGGTTTCTCAGGGAACCCTTCAAGCCTTGTTTGAATATCAGACGATGATTTGTGAATTAACGGGTATGGAAGTCGCAAATTCTTCGATGTATGATGGGGCATCTGCTCTCGCTGAAGCTATTTTGATGGCTCACAGAATAAATGGAAAACATAAAATTCTCATGAGCAAAGCCGTCCACCCTGAATATGTCCAAACCAGCCACACTTATGCATCTGCACAGAAACTTTCCTTTAAGCAAATACCGCTTGATAATTTTGGTAGAACAGATCTTCAAATACTTAAGGAATCTATTGATGAAAACACCTGCGCCGTTGTGATTCAATATCCAAATTTTTTTGGAGTGATAGAAGACCTCAAAGCAATAAAAGAGAACATCAAAGATGCTGTTTTTATTGTCGTTGTAGAACCTTTTGCATTGTCGGTACTTGAATCACCGGCAACCTTTGGCGCAGATATCGTTGTTGGTGATGGACAGCCTCTCGGTATTCCCATGAATTATGGAGGACCTACGGTGGGATTTTTAGCTACACTCGAAAAACATGTTCGCAAGATGCCTGGTAGGTTAATAGGTGAGACGAAAGACATCGAAGGAAACACTGGTTATGTGATGATCCTTCAAACAAGAGAGCAGCATATTAGAAGAGAAAAGGCAACCTCGAATATCTGCACCAATCATGCTTTGATGGCTGTTACCAATGCTATATTCATGAGCACAATGGGTCCGGATGGTTTGAGGGAAGTCGCAAAGAGGAGTTATTCAAATGCCCATTATCTTGCGGACAGGATGAAAGAAAAAGGCTTCAATCTGTTATTTGATGGGCCGTTCTTCAATGAATTCGCTGTGAGATTCACAAGAGACTATGATTCAAAATGGAGAAAGATCTTTGAACGTGGTGTACTTGGACCGCTTCCGTTGGGTTGGTATTTTGAAGAATACAGAGACTGTGGTCTTGCTTGTGCAACGGAAGTAAATACAAAACAAAGTATCGACGAATTTGTGGAACTCTTGGGATGTGATGAGTTATGA
- the gcvH gene encoding glycine cleavage system protein GcvH, with protein sequence MKKYAKTHEWVKVDGKIATVGITNFAQDKLGDVVYVDLPQVGKEVKKGTAFMSIESVKAASDIYAPVSGKVVQVNTKLNDQPELVNKDPEGEGWLVKIEMVNQAELNDLLDEEAYKKLCEEEG encoded by the coding sequence ATGAAGAAATATGCAAAGACACATGAGTGGGTAAAAGTCGATGGAAAAATTGCAACAGTAGGGATAACGAACTTCGCTCAAGACAAACTTGGTGATGTAGTTTATGTCGATCTACCCCAAGTAGGTAAAGAAGTAAAAAAAGGTACTGCATTCATGAGCATTGAATCTGTCAAAGCAGCGAGCGATATCTACGCACCGGTGAGCGGTAAAGTAGTCCAAGTGAACACAAAACTCAATGACCAACCAGAGCTTGTGAATAAAGATCCAGAAGGTGAGGGCTGGCTTGTCAAAATCGAGATGGTTAATCAAGCAGAGCTCAACGACCTTCTTGATGAGGAGGCTTACAAGAAACTCTGCGAGGAGGAAGGATGA
- the gcvT gene encoding glycine cleavage system aminomethyltransferase GcvT — MKRTPLYENHIVLNAKMVDFAGWEMPIQYESITNEVMSVRKNIGIFDVSHMGEILIEGDDTAKFVDYLLTNSFGSMKIGQVMYTTMCNEKGGIIDDLLTYRLGENRAMLVVNAANTQKDFNWIVEKSATFNVKVSDLSMDYGLIAVQGPTSEEFLRRFAPDVINLSYYTFASYTIFGKYCIISRTGYTGEDGFEIYCKWNDTPFIWEELLTRGENFSVKPAGLGARDVCRLEASYMLYGNDMDENTTPLEAGLSWVVKFEKDFIGKENLLKQKEEGLKKRIRGLEILDKKIARHGMEIFKNGEKVGVITSGTFSPTLGKSIALAMLDSQLKISDEVEVDIRGTRVKARIVKLPFYRGSVKIS, encoded by the coding sequence ATGAAGAGAACCCCTCTTTATGAAAATCACATCGTTTTGAATGCAAAGATGGTTGATTTTGCAGGTTGGGAAATGCCTATTCAATACGAGAGTATCACCAATGAAGTGATGAGTGTAAGAAAAAATATAGGAATTTTCGATGTTTCTCACATGGGTGAAATACTCATCGAGGGTGATGACACGGCAAAGTTCGTCGATTATCTACTCACAAACTCTTTTGGATCTATGAAAATTGGTCAGGTAATGTACACAACTATGTGCAATGAAAAAGGTGGAATCATCGATGATCTACTTACTTACAGATTAGGTGAAAATCGAGCGATGCTCGTTGTGAATGCCGCTAACACACAAAAAGATTTCAATTGGATTGTCGAAAAATCAGCAACTTTTAACGTGAAGGTTTCTGATCTTTCAATGGATTATGGACTCATAGCTGTTCAAGGTCCAACAAGTGAAGAATTTCTAAGAAGGTTTGCGCCAGATGTCATCAATTTGTCTTATTACACCTTTGCCAGTTACACCATCTTTGGCAAGTATTGCATCATTTCCAGGACGGGTTATACTGGTGAAGATGGTTTTGAGATCTACTGTAAATGGAACGATACGCCATTTATATGGGAAGAACTTCTTACACGCGGAGAAAATTTTAGTGTTAAACCGGCCGGACTTGGAGCTCGTGATGTCTGCAGACTTGAAGCTTCCTATATGCTTTATGGTAATGACATGGATGAAAATACAACACCTTTGGAAGCAGGTCTTTCATGGGTTGTGAAGTTTGAAAAAGATTTCATAGGTAAAGAAAATCTTTTGAAGCAAAAAGAAGAAGGTTTGAAAAAAAGGATTAGGGGACTTGAAATTTTGGACAAGAAAATTGCAAGACATGGTATGGAGATTTTCAAAAATGGAGAAAAAGTTGGTGTGATAACCAGTGGCACTTTCTCACCAACCCTTGGCAAATCGATCGCATTGGCTATGCTGGATAGTCAACTGAAGATTTCAGACGAAGTTGAAGTTGATATAAGGGGTACAAGAGTAAAGGCAAGGATCGTCAAATTGCCATTTTATAGAGGTTCGGTCAAAATTTCATAG
- a CDS encoding putative signal transducing protein, translating to MWKVLIQEIDLTTANIIKSLLQDNGIEVLIKPGSFDPVIFGQGGLVQIMVMQDDLEKAQEIIKEALGDEENPSL from the coding sequence TTGTGGAAGGTATTGATACAAGAGATAGATCTAACAACAGCTAATATTATAAAATCTCTACTGCAAGACAATGGTATAGAAGTTCTGATCAAACCCGGCAGCTTTGACCCGGTCATCTTTGGTCAGGGTGGCTTGGTTCAAATAATGGTAATGCAAGATGATTTGGAAAAAGCTCAAGAAATTATAAAGGAGGCGCTTGGAGATGAAGAGAACCCCTCTTTATGA
- the pfkA gene encoding 6-phosphofructokinase, with protein MKTIGVLTSGGDSPGMNAAIRAVVRFGVRNNLRVIGIERGYCGLIDGAFREMNFPNVAGIMERGGTILRTSRCGEFYTKEGRAKAAEQLRSAGIEGLVVIGGEGSLTGAKLLYEEHKIPVVGIPGTIDNDISLTDMCVGVDTCLNTVVEAIQKLKDTATSHERAFIVEVMGRSSGYIALCAALATGAEAAIVPEIPIDWEKLSARLFEERKRGKINCIIVVAEGAGGAFHVAKNLENRIGYETRVSILGHIQRGGSPTAFDRILATRMGAEAVKALMEKKNCVMTALQLGRVVTVPIEEVLKEKKPLDMNLYQLAHLLS; from the coding sequence ATGAAAACCATAGGTGTACTCACCAGTGGTGGAGATTCACCCGGTATGAATGCAGCCATCAGAGCTGTTGTGAGATTTGGAGTAAGAAACAACCTGAGAGTCATTGGCATAGAAAGAGGATATTGTGGGTTGATAGATGGTGCATTCAGAGAGATGAATTTTCCCAATGTAGCAGGGATCATGGAGAGAGGCGGAACTATTCTCAGAACGAGTAGATGTGGAGAATTTTACACAAAAGAAGGTAGAGCAAAGGCAGCAGAACAACTGAGAAGTGCTGGTATAGAAGGACTTGTTGTCATAGGTGGTGAAGGAAGTTTAACGGGTGCAAAACTCCTGTACGAGGAGCACAAAATACCCGTTGTTGGTATACCAGGAACCATAGATAATGACATATCACTTACCGATATGTGTGTTGGTGTAGATACATGCTTGAACACCGTTGTTGAAGCCATTCAAAAACTAAAAGACACTGCAACTTCACACGAGCGAGCATTTATAGTTGAAGTGATGGGAAGATCATCTGGCTATATCGCACTCTGTGCCGCACTTGCAACTGGAGCAGAGGCTGCAATCGTACCTGAGATTCCAATCGATTGGGAGAAATTATCTGCGAGATTGTTTGAAGAAAGAAAAAGGGGAAAAATAAACTGTATCATAGTAGTTGCAGAAGGCGCTGGAGGAGCATTCCACGTGGCAAAAAACCTTGAAAACAGAATCGGATACGAGACACGGGTATCGATACTCGGTCATATACAACGCGGAGGAAGTCCAACGGCATTCGATAGAATCTTAGCAACTCGAATGGGCGCAGAAGCTGTGAAGGCACTTATGGAGAAAAAGAATTGTGTGATGACAGCGTTACAGCTTGGTAGGGTTGTAACTGTACCAATAGAAGAAGTACTCAAAGAGAAGAAACCACTCGATATGAATCTCTATCAATTGGCACATCTTCTCTCTTAA
- the pyk gene encoding pyruvate kinase encodes MRKSKIICTIGPKTEELETIKQLMQIGVNGIRLSAVHYDTEKLKKIINLIKEIRDDMNIPLAIIVDLPGSKLRTGEQKEDSIELLAGEKVVITTEKTISTKGLISIDYPRLAQEIKVDDPILIDDGKIRLRVTKISGKKIECIVEVPGIIKQNHGVNLPETDLSIPALTEEDKRIITECGKIGVNFFCLSFVKNSKDVKEARKMIESIDPNAGILAKIETKKAIDDIDQICENSDGIIIARGDLAVETSLEDLPVVQKKIIQTAAKYKVPVIIATQILGSMVENPIPTRAEVIDVASAIFDAADALLFTSETAVGNYPLQVVEMANKIIESVEGHLKEVKTIFFERGFEKTEDPSEAIAKSCCYIAEEIGAKAIITSTASGSTARRVAHFRPLCPIIATTPDQDTFNQLSIVWGVTPILVPEVHSTDIMIHVAVEKVKSLGYVESSDVVVVTSGAPCGVVGTTNMLKVHVVE; translated from the coding sequence ATGCGAAAATCAAAGATAATATGCACAATCGGTCCAAAAACAGAAGAACTTGAAACAATAAAACAATTGATGCAAATTGGTGTGAATGGCATCAGACTCAGTGCCGTTCACTATGACACGGAAAAACTCAAAAAGATCATAAATCTTATAAAAGAAATCAGAGATGATATGAATATACCCTTGGCAATTATCGTGGATCTTCCAGGTTCTAAATTGAGAACCGGTGAACAAAAAGAAGATTCCATCGAACTCTTAGCCGGTGAAAAGGTGGTAATAACGACAGAAAAAACTATCTCCACAAAGGGATTGATCAGTATCGACTATCCCAGACTCGCACAAGAAATAAAGGTGGATGATCCCATACTGATCGACGACGGAAAAATAAGACTGAGAGTAACAAAGATTTCTGGCAAGAAAATAGAGTGCATTGTCGAAGTTCCGGGAATTATTAAACAAAATCATGGTGTAAACCTACCAGAGACCGATCTATCAATTCCAGCGTTGACCGAAGAGGATAAAAGAATAATCACCGAGTGTGGAAAAATAGGAGTCAATTTCTTTTGTCTGTCATTTGTCAAGAATTCAAAGGATGTGAAAGAAGCAAGAAAAATGATCGAATCGATAGACCCAAATGCTGGAATACTTGCAAAGATAGAGACTAAGAAGGCAATTGATGACATTGATCAAATCTGTGAAAATAGCGACGGAATAATTATCGCAAGAGGAGATCTTGCAGTAGAAACCTCACTTGAGGATCTACCCGTTGTTCAGAAAAAAATCATACAAACGGCTGCTAAATACAAAGTACCTGTCATTATAGCAACACAGATCCTCGGATCAATGGTCGAAAATCCAATCCCCACAAGAGCAGAGGTGATAGATGTAGCCAGTGCCATTTTTGATGCGGCTGATGCCCTTTTGTTCACATCAGAAACAGCTGTGGGAAATTATCCTCTACAGGTTGTCGAAATGGCAAACAAGATCATTGAGAGTGTTGAAGGACATCTGAAAGAAGTCAAAACAATCTTCTTCGAAAGAGGTTTTGAAAAAACAGAAGATCCATCAGAAGCGATAGCAAAATCTTGCTGTTATATTGCTGAAGAAATAGGAGCGAAGGCGATAATAACCTCAACTGCTTCCGGGAGTACAGCCAGAAGAGTAGCTCATTTCAGACCACTCTGCCCAATCATCGCAACGACTCCGGATCAAGATACATTCAACCAACTCTCAATTGTGTGGGGGGTCACACCGATACTCGTTCCAGAGGTCCATTCAACAGACATCATGATCCATGTGGCAGTTGAAAAAGTCAAATCCCTTGGATATGTAGAAAGTTCCGATGTCGTTGTTGTAACCTCTGGTGCGCCATGCGGAGTCGTGGGTACAACGAATATGTTAAAGGTTCATGTGGTGGAATAG
- a CDS encoding sensor domain-containing diguanylate cyclase has protein sequence MGVPVAVFDENLMVYFANKEMCELIGFSKEELQKMNWTDLVHPKDFEKMKQYHQLKRENLPAPDRFYLTLRNPNKNEIKEILVHIKTIPGTQKSLVSMTDVTELKQLTEKLSRKNKCQQVILQVITKILKDGIENPYQFILEKAVENVPKVQAGSVLVEEKGVYVYKAAVGYNLLELSEVFFHKNELAQGLAKDVMIVTDFSINERLDEKRRKILEKVGRFRQIKAMMTIPIVVREKTIGFFNLDNFEDPNAFDEESIDFAKIFAVQIGVIFERLELEEQIKNQAEQMRFLSYHDPLTGLANRRFLQEEAERILALSSRQEEPVSILYLDLMNFKRINDNSGHQVGDVVLSVIAKRLKRCTRKSDFVARIGGDEFVFLLTGTPKDLAIHFAKRLIDQVEAPIIIGDQKIQISANIGIAEYPIDGDDFEKILRNADRAMYCAKNQNKPYCIFQS, from the coding sequence GTGGGTGTTCCTGTGGCAGTTTTTGACGAAAATCTCATGGTTTATTTTGCCAACAAAGAGATGTGTGAATTGATCGGTTTTTCGAAGGAAGAATTGCAAAAGATGAATTGGACTGATCTTGTACATCCCAAAGATTTTGAAAAAATGAAACAATACCACCAGTTGAAAAGAGAAAACTTACCCGCCCCAGATCGATTCTATCTCACGTTGAGAAATCCCAACAAAAATGAAATCAAGGAAATTTTGGTACACATTAAAACAATCCCTGGTACTCAGAAGTCCTTAGTTTCAATGACTGATGTGACAGAATTGAAACAATTGACAGAGAAACTCTCAAGAAAAAACAAATGTCAACAAGTCATTCTTCAAGTCATCACAAAGATTCTCAAAGATGGTATAGAAAATCCGTATCAATTCATATTGGAAAAAGCAGTTGAGAATGTACCTAAGGTACAAGCAGGCAGTGTTCTTGTTGAAGAGAAAGGTGTTTATGTGTACAAAGCCGCTGTTGGTTATAACCTTTTAGAACTTTCAGAGGTCTTTTTCCACAAAAATGAATTGGCACAAGGATTGGCAAAAGATGTGATGATAGTGACAGATTTTTCAATTAATGAAAGATTGGATGAGAAAAGAAGAAAAATCCTTGAGAAAGTAGGTAGGTTTAGACAAATCAAAGCGATGATGACAATACCCATCGTTGTTCGCGAAAAGACCATAGGTTTTTTCAACCTTGATAATTTCGAAGATCCAAATGCCTTTGATGAGGAATCAATTGATTTTGCAAAAATTTTTGCTGTGCAAATAGGAGTGATTTTTGAAAGATTAGAATTAGAAGAGCAAATCAAAAATCAAGCTGAGCAAATGCGTTTTCTTTCATATCATGATCCACTCACTGGCCTTGCAAACAGAAGATTTCTTCAAGAAGAAGCCGAAAGAATTTTAGCTCTCTCAAGCAGACAAGAAGAACCCGTGAGTATTCTTTACCTGGACTTGATGAATTTCAAAAGGATAAACGATAATTCTGGCCATCAAGTAGGCGATGTGGTTTTGAGTGTCATAGCAAAAAGGTTGAAAAGATGCACAAGGAAAAGTGATTTCGTAGCGAGAATCGGTGGAGATGAATTTGTCTTTCTGTTAACAGGAACGCCTAAGGATCTTGCAATACATTTTGCCAAGAGATTGATCGATCAAGTTGAAGCTCCGATAATCATCGGTGATCAGAAAATTCAAATCTCAGCTAACATCGGCATCGCAGAATATCCAATAGATGGTGATGATTTTGAAAAAATCCTGCGCAATGCCGACAGGGCCATGTATTGTGCCAAAAACCAGAACAAACCTTATTGCATCTTCCAAAGTTGA
- a CDS encoding pseudouridine-5'-phosphate glycosidase, with protein MFEKKLALESTVIAHGLPKPFNINVALELEKIARQNNCTPYTIGIIDGQIRVGLTEKEITEIGTRKDVMKVGTAEIAIAVTLRKWAATTVSATMRIAHSNGIKVFATGGIGGVHSTEHWDVSQDLLELARTRMIVVSAGPKSILDLKSTIEMLETLQVTVVGYKTDRLPAFYCKSTDFPIARVEDTEQIASIFLHKEKMDLPGSLLVFNPIPDEYAISQEVFEQWQKMAEKDLQNCNVEGKNVTPFLLSRLAHYSNGKTVQSNVELLKNNVKLACDIINQLWKMQ; from the coding sequence ATGTTTGAGAAAAAACTCGCGCTCGAATCCACGGTTATCGCCCACGGTTTGCCCAAACCATTCAATATAAATGTTGCGTTAGAACTCGAGAAAATAGCAAGGCAAAACAATTGCACACCATATACTATAGGTATAATCGACGGACAAATCAGAGTTGGTTTAACTGAAAAAGAGATAACTGAAATTGGTACAAGAAAAGATGTGATGAAGGTTGGTACCGCTGAAATAGCAATTGCGGTAACTTTAAGAAAATGGGCTGCAACGACAGTGAGCGCGACAATGCGCATAGCACATTCAAATGGAATAAAAGTCTTTGCAACTGGAGGTATAGGTGGCGTTCATTCGACTGAACATTGGGATGTGTCTCAGGATCTTTTGGAACTTGCAAGGACAAGGATGATAGTTGTGAGTGCCGGGCCAAAATCGATTTTGGATCTCAAGTCAACCATTGAGATGCTTGAGACTTTACAGGTTACAGTTGTTGGTTATAAAACAGATAGACTGCCTGCTTTTTACTGTAAGTCCACCGACTTTCCCATTGCGAGAGTCGAAGATACTGAACAGATAGCTTCTATTTTCTTGCATAAGGAGAAAATGGATTTACCTGGCTCGTTGCTTGTCTTCAATCCGATCCCAGATGAATACGCAATCAGCCAAGAAGTTTTTGAGCAATGGCAAAAGATGGCAGAAAAAGATCTTCAAAATTGTAATGTCGAAGGCAAGAATGTCACGCCATTTCTACTCTCAAGACTGGCTCATTATTCGAATGGCAAAACAGTTCAAAGCAACGTAGAACTTCTCAAAAACAATGTAAAGCTTGCCTGTGATATCATCAATCAACTTTGGAAGATGCAATAA
- a CDS encoding nitroreductase family protein, translating into MSIIYQRRSIRKYQERDVDDELVLEIIRAGMHAPSAGNEQPWHFVVVKNKETKEKIVQVHPYAKMLLKSPVSIVVCADLNLAKFRDFWVQDCSAATQNILLRATELGLGAVWCGIYPDQERVENLRKVLNLPENVVAFSLVCVGYPAEKPEPVDRFKKERIHFERW; encoded by the coding sequence ATGAGTATCATTTATCAAAGAAGGAGTATCAGAAAGTATCAGGAAAGGGATGTTGATGATGAACTTGTCTTAGAGATCATAAGAGCTGGGATGCACGCACCTTCCGCAGGAAATGAACAACCTTGGCATTTTGTTGTAGTGAAAAACAAAGAGACAAAAGAAAAAATCGTTCAAGTGCATCCTTATGCGAAGATGCTCTTAAAATCACCGGTTTCTATTGTTGTCTGTGCCGATCTAAACCTTGCCAAATTCAGAGACTTTTGGGTTCAGGATTGTTCAGCGGCAACACAAAATATTCTTTTGAGAGCAACGGAACTTGGACTTGGTGCTGTGTGGTGCGGTATTTATCCTGATCAAGAGAGAGTAGAGAATTTAAGAAAAGTGTTGAATCTGCCGGAAAATGTGGTGGCATTTTCATTGGTTTGTGTGGGATATCCTGCTGAAAAACCCGAACCTGTTGATAGATTCAAAAAAGAACGCATTCATTTTGAGAGATGGTAG
- a CDS encoding DMT family transporter produces the protein MKRAVLLLLVVTFIWGLTFPIQKIALEGINPFFYNCLRFLVAFLLAVIFFRRKSSWKKGLILGLFLGIAYAAQTSGLKITSSTKSGFITSLYIPFVPFFSYIIEKNRPTLFQIISFLASIVGLYMLNDPSKDPFNLGDFLTLVCAVAFAIHVVLITHFTKTSDDEVSLLVPQFLLTSGINSVLIPLGGSLKINLAMTCALLFTAFFATIFAIWVQLKFQKHVGSNVSAIIYVGEPIFAALFSFIILSEKMSLIQFFGMILLISAMIMGTIKSYRGGGSNEYHLSKKEYQKVSGKGC, from the coding sequence ATGAAAAGAGCTGTACTTTTGTTGCTCGTTGTTACATTCATATGGGGTTTGACCTTTCCTATACAGAAAATAGCATTGGAAGGTATTAATCCATTTTTCTACAATTGCTTGAGGTTTTTAGTTGCATTTCTTTTGGCGGTTATTTTTTTCAGGAGAAAGTCTTCTTGGAAAAAGGGATTGATCTTAGGTCTTTTCCTGGGTATTGCATATGCAGCTCAAACGAGTGGTTTGAAGATAACGAGTTCAACCAAAAGCGGATTTATAACATCTTTGTATATACCATTTGTACCATTTTTTTCGTACATCATCGAGAAAAACAGACCGACTTTGTTCCAAATCATCTCGTTTTTGGCTTCTATCGTCGGGCTCTATATGCTCAACGATCCTTCAAAAGATCCTTTCAATCTCGGCGATTTTTTGACATTGGTGTGTGCAGTGGCTTTTGCGATTCACGTGGTGTTGATAACTCACTTTACAAAAACCAGTGATGATGAGGTGTCACTTCTTGTTCCACAGTTTTTGCTGACATCTGGTATCAACTCTGTTTTGATTCCGTTAGGTGGTAGTTTGAAGATAAATCTTGCAATGACTTGTGCCCTTTTATTCACAGCATTTTTCGCAACGATCTTTGCGATTTGGGTGCAACTCAAATTTCAAAAACACGTTGGTTCGAATGTTTCTGCCATTATATATGTTGGGGAACCGATTTTTGCAGCCTTGTTTTCATTCATAATTCTGTCTGAAAAAATGTCTCTGATTCAATTTTTTGGTATGATCTTATTGATTTCAGCCATGATCATGGGAACTATCAAGTCATACCGTGGAGGTGGTTCTAATGAGTATCATTTATCAAAGAAGGAGTATCAGAAAGTATCAGGAAAGGGATGTTGA